Proteins encoded by one window of Synergistes jonesii:
- the ispH gene encoding 4-hydroxy-3-methylbut-2-enyl diphosphate reductase: MKIIIAEPTGLCFGVKRAITTLEEALKRFGRVYALGSPIHNPQEIERLENFGLAVVHEPSGVPEGAVSFVRAHGVTPEIFAALRERSANIIDGTCPFVKNAQERAKTLSQEGYIVIILGDVSHPEVRGIVGCVSGEVHVLSGAAEITEQFRGKRCGILSQTTQRVETFAALVAGFVSTTPEIKVYNTICRATLARQQSVRRLAGEAEGIIVLGGKNSANTRKLAEIGAVSGVPTLWIEHAGELERSWVRDKRAIGIAAGGSTPDWLMKELIQKLKMM; encoded by the coding sequence GTGAAGATTATAATCGCGGAGCCGACGGGCCTATGCTTCGGGGTGAAGCGCGCGATAACGACGCTCGAAGAGGCGCTGAAAAGATTCGGCAGAGTCTACGCTCTCGGCAGCCCGATACACAACCCGCAGGAGATAGAGCGCCTGGAAAACTTCGGCCTCGCCGTCGTCCACGAGCCGAGCGGCGTTCCGGAAGGGGCGGTCTCCTTTGTCCGCGCGCACGGCGTGACGCCGGAAATTTTTGCCGCGCTGCGCGAAAGGAGTGCTAATATAATCGACGGCACGTGCCCTTTCGTAAAAAATGCGCAGGAAAGGGCGAAAACTCTTTCCCAAGAGGGGTATATCGTGATAATATTAGGCGACGTATCCCACCCCGAAGTCAGGGGGATCGTGGGCTGCGTCTCCGGGGAGGTCCACGTGCTTTCCGGCGCGGCGGAGATAACGGAGCAGTTCCGCGGCAAACGCTGCGGAATATTGAGTCAGACGACGCAGCGCGTCGAAACATTCGCCGCGCTGGTTGCGGGATTTGTATCTACAACTCCCGAAATAAAGGTATATAATACAATATGTCGTGCTACTCTCGCGCGCCAGCAGTCTGTCCGCAGGCTTGCCGGCGAGGCGGAAGGCATAATCGTTCTTGGCGGGAAAAACAGCGCCAACACGAGAAAGCTTGCCGAGATAGGCGCAGTTTCGGGTGTGCCTACGCTCTGGATAGAGCATGCAGGGGAACTGGAAAGGAGCTGGGTGCGGGACAAGAGGGCGATTGGAATAGCCGCGGGAGGCAGCACTCCCGATTGGCTGATGAAAGAACTGATCCAAAAATTAAAGATGATGTAA
- the miaA gene encoding tRNA (adenosine(37)-N6)-dimethylallyltransferase MiaA: MRASVAPFPRDVGEHFALWDAVGAITGCGIFLPSMDNGKIPAIAIIGPTAVGKTDFSLPLAAALGAEVISVDSRQVYRYLDVGTDKAPREVRRKIIHHLIDVVDPDQVYSAADFAADALNAARRIAARGRVPLLIGGTPFYYRALEGMLSESLPKDEEVRSELGREIRERGLAALHDELAAVDPQAGAKIHPNDPVRTMRALEIFRITGKSASWWYGRQNKMESPWDILYIGLTRERAALYENIARRVKEQFASGYPEEVEWLLGNGYSPELPALQGFGYRELVEYLGGKCTLAEAIEGDIRSTKAFSRRQMTWFRHFEPAIWYDFGETPKEKAVEDVLPRCLSHLGRAQ, translated from the coding sequence ATGCGGGCTTCTGTCGCTCCTTTCCCGCGGGACGTCGGAGAGCATTTCGCCTTATGGGATGCGGTCGGGGCGATAACTGGTTGCGGCATATTCCTTCCGTCCATGGATAACGGCAAAATCCCCGCCATTGCGATAATCGGGCCGACTGCGGTTGGCAAGACGGATTTCAGCCTCCCGCTCGCCGCCGCGCTCGGAGCGGAGGTGATATCGGTCGATTCTCGCCAGGTCTACCGCTATCTTGACGTAGGCACCGACAAGGCGCCGCGCGAAGTGCGCCGAAAGATCATCCACCACCTTATCGACGTAGTGGACCCGGACCAGGTCTATTCTGCAGCGGATTTTGCCGCGGACGCGCTGAACGCTGCACGCCGCATCGCCGCTCGCGGGCGCGTGCCGCTCCTTATCGGAGGGACGCCTTTTTATTACCGCGCCCTTGAGGGGATGCTTTCTGAGTCTCTGCCGAAGGATGAAGAGGTCCGCTCCGAGCTTGGGCGCGAGATACGCGAGAGGGGGCTTGCGGCTTTGCACGACGAGCTCGCCGCGGTCGACCCGCAGGCCGGCGCTAAGATTCATCCGAACGACCCCGTGCGCACGATGCGCGCGCTTGAGATTTTCCGAATCACTGGCAAAAGCGCGTCGTGGTGGTACGGGCGGCAGAACAAGATGGAATCGCCTTGGGATATTTTATATATCGGGCTCACGAGGGAGCGCGCGGCCCTTTACGAAAATATCGCGCGCCGCGTAAAGGAGCAGTTCGCGAGCGGCTACCCGGAGGAGGTCGAGTGGCTCCTCGGCAACGGCTATTCGCCGGAGCTTCCGGCGCTGCAGGGCTTCGGCTACCGCGAACTCGTCGAATACCTCGGCGGCAAATGCACGCTTGCCGAGGCGATCGAGGGGGACATCCGCTCGACGAAAGCCTTTTCGCGCAGGCAGATGACGTGGTTCAGGCATTTTGAGCCGGCGATATGGTACGACTTCGGCGAGACGCCGAAAGAAAAGGCCGTAGAGGACGTGCTGCCGCGTTGTCTGAGCCATCTGGGGCGCGCGCAGTGA
- the mutL gene encoding DNA mismatch repair endonuclease MutL yields the protein MIKKLAADISMRIAAGEVIERPSSLAKELIENSLDAGARSISIQTEQGGKNSFVIEDDGCGIAFEELPLALERYATSKISDIEDLERISTLGYRGEALASIAAVSRMEIRSRARGAESGGVIRCEAGEITLHSETPAKSGTRVQIDDLFFNLPARRKFLKTSSAELRRIVQIVNDYALIHPEVAFRLSEENRKILEYGNAESVDECLLRRWGRQTRIYRSQAQSGALSVRIWWNPAPDSRRIAVTLFVNGRRVQDAAVRAAIVSQDAASYGEWLVLIELPAQEVDVNIHPTKEEIRFRRSGDVFKTVYDCAKALFAQRLSINTGPAAACGAQRGAGGLPPQSAPQEWSFYKKERWRAATPLSPAAVENIFTPAAGAEGAAIASEFTIEGKNYIGQSARGFLIFDFPDALCIIDPHAAHERILYEEICAAFSENAALQQLTLPQEVPQAVAAEAELYRGELEKLGFLIKEGKVTAVPAIKGKGHLSPIDMLRSALRGIETESDPAKRDREVWWRMARLACRDAVKLGRRFEREEAEELLARLERCETPYTCPHGRPTVFLIENKKLFEWFER from the coding sequence ATGATAAAAAAACTCGCTGCTGATATTTCTATGAGGATAGCCGCGGGCGAAGTGATCGAACGCCCATCGTCGCTCGCCAAGGAGCTCATAGAGAATTCGCTCGACGCGGGCGCGCGCTCGATATCCATCCAGACCGAGCAGGGGGGAAAAAATTCCTTCGTGATAGAGGACGACGGCTGCGGCATCGCCTTCGAAGAGCTCCCGCTCGCGCTCGAGCGTTACGCGACGAGCAAGATATCCGATATAGAAGACCTTGAGAGAATCTCGACGCTCGGCTATCGCGGCGAAGCGCTGGCGAGCATCGCCGCGGTGTCGCGTATGGAGATCCGCAGCAGGGCGCGCGGCGCGGAAAGCGGCGGCGTCATCCGCTGCGAAGCGGGAGAGATAACGCTGCACAGCGAAACGCCGGCGAAGAGCGGCACGCGCGTGCAGATAGACGATCTCTTTTTCAACCTTCCGGCGCGGCGAAAATTTCTCAAAACCTCCTCCGCCGAGCTGCGCCGCATCGTTCAGATAGTGAACGACTACGCGCTGATACATCCAGAGGTCGCTTTCCGCCTCTCCGAAGAGAACCGGAAAATATTGGAATACGGAAACGCGGAGAGCGTCGACGAATGTCTGCTGCGGCGCTGGGGCAGGCAGACGAGGATCTACCGCTCTCAGGCGCAGAGCGGCGCGTTGTCCGTGCGCATCTGGTGGAACCCGGCGCCCGATTCGCGCAGAATCGCGGTAACGCTCTTCGTCAACGGCCGCCGCGTGCAGGACGCCGCGGTGCGCGCGGCGATCGTCTCTCAGGACGCCGCCTCTTACGGCGAATGGCTCGTGCTCATAGAGCTGCCGGCCCAGGAGGTCGACGTGAACATCCACCCGACGAAGGAGGAGATTCGCTTCCGCAGGAGCGGCGACGTCTTCAAAACGGTGTACGACTGCGCAAAGGCGCTCTTCGCGCAGAGGCTTTCAATAAATACCGGGCCGGCCGCAGCCTGCGGCGCGCAGCGCGGCGCGGGAGGCCTCCCGCCGCAGAGCGCGCCGCAGGAGTGGAGCTTTTATAAAAAAGAGCGCTGGCGCGCCGCTACGCCGCTCTCCCCCGCGGCGGTAGAAAATATATTCACGCCGGCCGCAGGCGCAGAGGGCGCGGCGATCGCTTCAGAGTTCACAATAGAGGGTAAAAATTACATAGGGCAGTCCGCGCGCGGTTTTCTGATATTCGACTTTCCCGACGCCCTCTGCATAATCGACCCGCATGCGGCGCACGAAAGGATATTGTACGAAGAGATATGCGCGGCCTTCAGCGAGAACGCCGCGCTCCAGCAGCTGACGCTGCCGCAGGAAGTGCCTCAGGCGGTCGCCGCGGAGGCCGAGCTCTACCGAGGAGAGCTCGAAAAGCTCGGCTTTCTGATAAAAGAGGGAAAGGTGACGGCCGTGCCGGCGATAAAGGGCAAGGGACACCTCTCGCCCATAGACATGCTGCGCTCAGCTCTGCGCGGCATAGAGACCGAAAGCGACCCTGCGAAGCGCGACCGCGAAGTCTGGTGGAGGATGGCGCGCCTTGCCTGCCGCGACGCAGTGAAGCTCGGCCGCCGCTTCGAGCGCGAAGAGGCGGAAGAGCTCCTGGCGCGCCTCGAACGCTGCGAGACCCCCTACACCTGCCCGCACGGAAGGCCGACGGTCTTTCTGATAGAAAACAAAAAACTCTTCGAATGGTTTGAAAGGTAA
- the mutS gene encoding DNA mismatch repair protein MutS, producing MELPSGIKMTPMLEQYTYWKDKYPDCLLFFRMGDFYEMFFDDAETASSVLDITLTSRSKDSEARIPMAGVPFHSVDSYLGRLVAAGYRVAICEQMTEPDGRTLVERSVIRIVTPGTWMPENAEGDGKIAALSFAGKEISVALLESASGSLRAGTFQLEGGVSLLTAFSPNEIILRRGQRDEFIKNCPLIAERSVVERDKGDFSPQQASAWLCRRWGIASLSAMGLDDRDEAAGAAAAALKYLEETQFSKASHITAVTPILPRENLILDQSTQTNLELIDKGETSLFWSLNKCRTSMGRRLLKEWITSPLQDIDAIERRQDVVGRLAEKRKLRSALFELLAECRDMGKALSRLTLKMGSPCDLLAIKETLKMLPEIISLIKEDETLSPLVPDCDASELSALLFAAIGDSAPRMLRDGGVIKPGFSAELDKWRDVAANSSSRLAAFEEGERERSGIKNLKAGVNKVFGYYIEVPKGSLSRVPADYIRKQTLVGAERFITEELKKFEDEIFRAEGEIQSIEAKLYAELVERTLDASASVQRGANFIAELDSFASLAAVADERGYTRPKIDMSKDFVVKNARHPVVELTLGKNPFTPNDFNFSAENGRRIALITGPNMAGKSTYLRMAALIAIMAHIGSFIPAESAKIGLVDRVFTRIGARDELARGQSTFMVEMVETANILRHATDRSLIILDEVGRGTSTYDGLSIAWAVVEFLQGQEHAKPRVLFATHYHELTQMADLLPGIVNLSMGVEESERGIVFLHKIVEAPSDRSYGIEVARLAGIPSAVLRRSQELLAKFEEEGAQKNEEMKQSPHSQLTLFDVRQEAILEELAACDPDNMTPLSALELVSRLRGESRKVLGFK from the coding sequence TTGGAACTCCCGTCCGGAATCAAAATGACGCCCATGCTGGAGCAGTATACCTACTGGAAGGACAAGTATCCCGACTGTCTTCTCTTCTTCCGCATGGGCGACTTTTATGAAATGTTCTTCGACGACGCCGAAACGGCGTCGTCGGTGCTCGACATCACGCTCACCTCCCGTTCGAAAGATTCTGAAGCAAGGATACCGATGGCCGGAGTGCCCTTCCATTCGGTAGATTCATATCTCGGCCGCCTTGTCGCGGCCGGCTACCGCGTCGCCATATGCGAGCAGATGACGGAGCCGGACGGCAGGACCCTCGTCGAACGCAGCGTCATACGCATCGTCACGCCGGGCACGTGGATGCCGGAGAACGCCGAAGGCGACGGAAAGATCGCCGCTCTCTCCTTCGCCGGAAAGGAAATTTCCGTCGCCCTGCTCGAATCGGCGAGCGGTTCCCTTCGCGCCGGGACCTTCCAGCTCGAGGGGGGCGTCTCGCTGCTCACGGCTTTCTCTCCCAATGAGATAATTCTGCGTCGCGGACAGCGCGACGAATTCATAAAGAACTGCCCGCTTATCGCAGAGCGCAGTGTCGTCGAGCGCGACAAAGGAGATTTCTCCCCGCAGCAGGCGTCGGCGTGGCTCTGCCGCAGATGGGGGATAGCCTCCCTTTCCGCGATGGGGCTCGACGACAGGGACGAAGCCGCGGGGGCCGCGGCCGCGGCTTTGAAATATCTCGAAGAGACGCAGTTTTCGAAGGCCTCTCATATTACGGCCGTCACGCCTATCCTGCCGCGCGAAAATCTTATACTCGACCAGAGCACGCAGACGAACCTCGAGCTTATCGACAAGGGCGAGACGTCGCTCTTCTGGTCCCTCAACAAGTGCCGCACTTCTATGGGCAGGCGCCTCCTGAAGGAGTGGATAACGTCGCCGCTTCAGGATATAGATGCGATCGAGCGCAGGCAGGACGTGGTCGGCCGCCTCGCGGAGAAGAGAAAGCTGCGCTCAGCGCTTTTCGAGCTGCTCGCGGAGTGCCGCGACATGGGCAAGGCCCTCTCGCGGCTGACTCTCAAGATGGGTTCGCCCTGCGACCTTCTCGCGATAAAAGAGACGCTTAAAATGCTGCCCGAGATAATCTCTCTCATCAAGGAGGACGAAACGCTTTCGCCGCTCGTCCCCGACTGCGACGCCTCGGAGCTTTCGGCTCTGCTCTTCGCCGCCATAGGCGATTCGGCGCCGCGGATGCTGCGCGACGGCGGCGTGATAAAGCCCGGCTTCAGCGCCGAGCTCGACAAGTGGCGCGACGTCGCGGCGAATTCTTCGTCCCGCCTAGCCGCGTTCGAGGAAGGGGAGCGCGAGAGGAGCGGTATAAAAAATCTCAAGGCCGGCGTGAACAAAGTATTCGGCTACTACATAGAGGTGCCGAAGGGCTCCCTGTCGCGCGTGCCGGCCGATTACATAAGAAAACAGACGCTCGTCGGCGCGGAGCGCTTCATCACCGAAGAGCTGAAAAAATTCGAAGATGAGATCTTCCGCGCCGAGGGGGAGATTCAAAGCATAGAGGCGAAGCTGTACGCCGAGCTCGTCGAGCGTACGCTCGACGCGTCGGCTTCCGTGCAGCGCGGCGCGAACTTCATCGCGGAGCTCGACAGTTTCGCGTCGCTCGCCGCCGTAGCGGACGAACGCGGCTACACGCGGCCGAAGATAGACATGAGCAAGGACTTCGTCGTGAAGAACGCGCGCCATCCCGTCGTCGAGCTGACGCTGGGGAAAAATCCCTTCACGCCGAACGACTTCAACTTCAGCGCGGAGAACGGACGCAGGATCGCGCTTATAACGGGCCCGAACATGGCCGGAAAATCGACCTACCTGCGCATGGCGGCCCTTATCGCGATAATGGCCCATATCGGCTCCTTCATACCGGCCGAGAGCGCGAAGATCGGGCTCGTCGACCGCGTTTTCACGAGAATCGGGGCGCGGGACGAGCTGGCGCGCGGACAGAGTACCTTCATGGTCGAGATGGTGGAGACTGCCAACATCCTGCGCCATGCGACGGATAGGAGCCTTATAATCCTCGACGAGGTCGGGCGCGGCACCTCGACCTACGACGGCCTCAGCATCGCGTGGGCCGTCGTCGAATTCCTGCAGGGGCAGGAACACGCCAAGCCGCGCGTCCTCTTCGCGACCCACTACCACGAGCTGACGCAGATGGCCGACCTGCTGCCGGGGATAGTGAACCTCAGCATGGGCGTCGAGGAGAGCGAGCGCGGGATAGTTTTCCTGCACAAGATCGTCGAAGCCCCCTCCGACCGCTCCTACGGCATAGAGGTGGCGCGCCTCGCGGGAATACCTTCCGCGGTGCTTCGCCGCTCGCAGGAGCTGCTCGCCAAGTTCGAGGAGGAGGGGGCGCAGAAGAACGAAGAGATGAAACAGTCGCCGCACAGCCAGCTGACGCTCTTCGACGTCAGGCAGGAGGCGATACTCGAAGAGCTCGCCGCCTGCGACCCCGACAACATGACGCCCCTTTCCGCGCTCGAGCTCGTCAGCCGCCTGCGCGGCGAGAGCAGAAAGGTGCTTGGCTTCAAATGA
- the ruvX gene encoding Holliday junction resolvase RuvX, translating into MTRRVIALDIGAVRIGVAVSDPLGGFAQGLAVLSAKGDWLSELEKIISRYGSPKLLIGLPRRTDGSEGPEAERMRETERTIKERFPEIETEFWDERFTTTIAQRALLEADVSRAGRKKKVDEVAATLLLQSYLDSRNVTLS; encoded by the coding sequence ATGACGCGGAGAGTCATCGCCCTCGACATAGGCGCCGTCAGGATAGGCGTCGCGGTCAGCGATCCGCTGGGCGGCTTCGCCCAGGGGCTGGCCGTGCTCAGCGCAAAGGGCGACTGGCTCTCAGAGCTTGAGAAAATAATTTCGCGCTACGGCAGCCCGAAGCTTCTGATAGGGCTGCCGCGGCGCACCGACGGCAGCGAAGGCCCCGAGGCCGAACGTATGCGCGAGACTGAAAGGACGATAAAGGAGCGCTTCCCGGAGATCGAGACGGAGTTCTGGGACGAACGCTTCACTACGACGATAGCGCAGCGGGCCCTTTTAGAAGCCGACGTCTCGCGCGCCGGAAGAAAGAAAAAAGTGGACGAGGTCGCGGCGACCCTCCTGCTTCAGTCCTACCTCGACAGCAGGAATGTGACGCTTTCCTGA
- the alaS gene encoding alanine--tRNA ligase: protein MERRSGKELRELFLKFFEEKGCKRYHSFSLVPDDPTLLFTIAGMVPFKPYFLGLKKPEVTRATTAQKCVRTNDIENVGHTARHHTFFEMLGNFSFGDYFKEEIIPWAWEFLTERVGLDPNRLYATVYLDDDEAFDIWHEKVGLPKERIFRLGEDDNFWAAGPVGPCGPCSEIIYDQGEEFSCGKPSCNVGCDCDRYLEIWNLVFMQYNRDKEGKLTPLPKKNIDTGMGLERLASVVQGAPNDFETDLFRPIMEKACELVNVKYGEDPKKDMAVKIISDHIRASAFMIADGVLPTNDGTGYVLRRLIRRSVRFGRLLGIERPFLTELLPVVRQSIGDEYHELVEQASAIEQVLSTEEERFSRTLSQGSELMYSEIEKLEAAGKKELPGDVAFVLYDTFGFPLELTEEMCEERGISVDEEGFEGAMEAQRERARAASRQTSSVMSKSVYTELADRLAPSPFCGYEKTSCEASVEAIIVDGASVDSVAAGAEAELVLSDTPFYGEKGGQVGDKGTITAEGATFEVEDTLYPAPDLIIHRGKVTSGAVKLGDVVDACVDEKRRAEIRRHHTATHLLHEALTRVLGKHVRQAGSIVTPTFLRFDFNHFAPVTIDELREVERIVYGQVLKNAPVVTTVMALEDAKKSGARALFEEKYGDRVRVVSVQDFSTELCGGTHVRNTGEIGLVKIVREEGIGSGIRRITAVAGSSSLPLFQSYGAAVAMAVTMFGGDVESLQSKLEAMLDEKKVLERKNRELQVRAAMSDIENSVRPCASEGGVELIIEKFDNVTPDLLRQIGDRIRQKYPHAVTLLAGVGEEKRVMLTAMASPETVKLGANAGQLIKAVAAEMGGKGGGSPALAQGGAQSSDKLDKAFAAAPAIFKELMAKKK, encoded by the coding sequence ATGGAACGCCGCAGCGGCAAAGAATTACGCGAACTGTTTTTAAAGTTTTTCGAAGAGAAGGGCTGCAAAAGGTACCACAGCTTTTCGCTCGTACCCGACGACCCGACGCTTCTCTTTACGATAGCGGGCATGGTGCCCTTCAAGCCGTACTTCCTCGGCCTCAAGAAACCGGAGGTGACGAGGGCGACGACCGCGCAGAAGTGCGTGCGCACGAACGACATAGAAAACGTCGGACATACGGCGCGCCATCACACGTTTTTTGAAATGCTCGGGAACTTCAGCTTCGGCGATTATTTCAAGGAAGAGATAATCCCGTGGGCCTGGGAATTCCTGACGGAGCGCGTCGGCCTCGATCCGAACAGGCTTTACGCGACGGTCTATCTTGACGACGACGAGGCGTTCGATATCTGGCACGAGAAGGTCGGCCTGCCGAAGGAGAGGATATTCCGCCTCGGCGAAGACGACAACTTCTGGGCGGCCGGCCCCGTCGGCCCCTGCGGCCCCTGCTCCGAAATAATTTATGACCAGGGCGAAGAATTTTCCTGCGGCAAGCCGAGCTGCAACGTAGGCTGCGACTGCGACCGCTACCTTGAGATCTGGAACCTCGTCTTTATGCAGTATAACCGCGACAAGGAAGGCAAGCTCACGCCTCTGCCGAAGAAAAACATAGACACGGGAATGGGGCTCGAACGCCTCGCGTCAGTCGTGCAGGGCGCGCCGAACGACTTCGAGACGGACCTCTTCCGCCCGATAATGGAGAAGGCTTGCGAGCTCGTCAACGTTAAATACGGCGAGGACCCTAAGAAGGATATGGCCGTGAAGATCATCTCCGACCACATCCGCGCTTCGGCGTTCATGATAGCGGACGGCGTCCTCCCGACGAACGACGGCACAGGCTACGTGCTCCGCCGCCTCATCCGCCGTTCGGTGCGCTTCGGCAGGCTGCTGGGGATCGAGCGCCCCTTCCTCACAGAGCTTCTGCCCGTCGTGCGTCAGTCGATAGGCGACGAGTATCACGAACTCGTCGAACAGGCTTCGGCGATAGAGCAGGTGCTCAGCACCGAAGAGGAGCGCTTCTCGCGCACCCTGTCGCAGGGCAGCGAGCTTATGTATTCTGAGATAGAAAAATTAGAGGCCGCGGGCAAAAAAGAACTGCCCGGAGACGTCGCGTTCGTGCTTTACGACACCTTCGGCTTTCCGCTCGAACTCACGGAAGAGATGTGCGAAGAGCGCGGTATATCGGTAGACGAGGAGGGCTTCGAGGGCGCGATGGAGGCCCAGCGCGAGCGCGCCCGCGCGGCAAGCAGGCAGACGTCGAGCGTGATGTCGAAGAGCGTATACACCGAGCTCGCCGACAGGCTTGCGCCGTCGCCTTTCTGCGGATACGAGAAGACGAGCTGCGAAGCCTCGGTCGAAGCGATAATCGTTGACGGCGCTTCCGTGGATAGCGTCGCCGCCGGCGCGGAAGCCGAGCTCGTCCTTTCCGATACGCCCTTCTACGGCGAAAAGGGCGGACAGGTCGGCGATAAGGGGACGATCACGGCGGAGGGCGCGACCTTCGAAGTGGAAGACACTCTCTACCCGGCGCCCGACCTCATAATCCACCGCGGCAAGGTGACGTCCGGCGCCGTCAAGCTCGGCGACGTCGTGGATGCCTGCGTAGATGAAAAGCGCCGCGCCGAGATACGGCGCCACCACACCGCGACGCACCTTCTGCACGAGGCGCTGACGCGCGTCCTCGGCAAGCACGTGCGCCAGGCGGGCTCCATCGTGACTCCGACCTTCCTGCGTTTCGACTTCAACCATTTCGCGCCTGTGACTATCGACGAGCTGCGCGAGGTAGAGCGCATCGTCTACGGGCAGGTGCTGAAAAACGCGCCCGTCGTTACGACCGTCATGGCGCTCGAAGACGCGAAAAAGAGCGGAGCGCGCGCGCTGTTCGAAGAAAAATACGGCGACAGAGTGCGCGTGGTAAGCGTGCAAGATTTCTCGACCGAGCTCTGCGGGGGCACTCACGTCAGGAATACCGGCGAGATCGGCCTCGTGAAGATAGTCCGCGAAGAGGGCATCGGTTCCGGCATACGCAGAATCACGGCGGTCGCCGGCTCGTCGTCCTTGCCGCTCTTCCAGAGCTACGGCGCGGCGGTAGCCATGGCCGTAACGATGTTCGGCGGCGACGTCGAGTCGCTGCAGTCAAAGCTCGAAGCGATGCTCGACGAGAAGAAGGTCCTCGAACGCAAGAACCGCGAACTGCAGGTCAGGGCCGCGATGTCCGACATAGAAAACAGCGTGAGGCCGTGCGCGAGCGAGGGCGGGGTCGAGCTTATCATCGAAAAATTCGACAACGTCACTCCGGACCTGCTTCGTCAGATCGGCGACAGGATTCGTCAGAAATATCCGCACGCCGTAACGCTCTTAGCCGGAGTGGGCGAAGAGAAGCGCGTCATGCTGACCGCTATGGCGTCGCCCGAGACGGTGAAGCTCGGAGCGAACGCTGGACAGCTGATCAAGGCGGTAGCCGCCGAGATGGGCGGCAAGGGCGGCGGAAGCCCGGCTCTCGCCCAGGGCGGCGCTCAGAGCTCGGATAAGCTGGATAAAGCTTTCGCGGCGGCTCCCGCGATATTCAAAGAGCTTATGGCGAAGAAAAAATGA
- a CDS encoding amidohydrolase, translating to MKKLYRDVIVWDAESQGARRCDVCTEGGKISAVKPAGAYPFGAAYEGRGATALIPGFVNAHGHAAMTLLRGFGEDLPLMDWLRKRIWPAEAKLDGELVYKGTMLSILEMLSTGTTCFADMYFYMDRVADAALAAGIRAGLSRGIVGGADGAAKLAENLKLARDYNGAQGLVNVQLGPHAPYTVPFALMKDIAAAAKENDLGVQLHWLETKGEWGMVEAGKTMAPEEYLEKAGLLGVRRLLLAHCVWIEKEKLPFYARANLTIAHNPKSNLKLGSGTAPVAAMNEAGAKVALGTDGASSNNRLDMWEEMRFAALLQKGVNLNPTLLSAECALRMATRNGAEALGFDNVGLIKEGFDADFLLIDLDRPHYAGWDCENLAGYLVYAGSSADVMTTVVAGETLYHRGAFSKLDAARIIAEGAEARKKLL from the coding sequence TTGAAAAAACTCTACCGCGACGTGATAGTCTGGGACGCCGAATCGCAGGGCGCGCGGCGTTGCGACGTCTGCACCGAGGGCGGAAAAATTTCCGCGGTGAAGCCCGCTGGCGCCTATCCCTTCGGCGCGGCCTACGAGGGACGCGGCGCGACGGCGCTGATTCCCGGCTTCGTCAACGCGCACGGGCACGCGGCGATGACGCTGCTGCGCGGCTTCGGCGAAGACCTGCCTTTGATGGATTGGCTGCGGAAGCGGATATGGCCTGCCGAGGCGAAGCTTGACGGCGAGCTGGTCTATAAGGGGACGATGCTCTCGATACTCGAAATGCTCTCCACGGGCACGACCTGCTTTGCGGACATGTATTTTTATATGGACAGGGTAGCCGACGCGGCTCTGGCCGCCGGCATACGCGCCGGGCTCTCGCGCGGCATCGTCGGCGGCGCGGACGGCGCGGCGAAGCTCGCGGAGAACCTGAAGCTCGCGCGCGATTATAATGGCGCGCAGGGGCTCGTCAACGTGCAGCTCGGACCGCACGCTCCCTATACCGTGCCCTTCGCCCTTATGAAGGACATCGCCGCCGCGGCGAAGGAAAACGATCTCGGAGTGCAGCTCCACTGGCTTGAAACGAAGGGCGAGTGGGGTATGGTCGAAGCCGGAAAGACGATGGCGCCGGAGGAATATCTCGAAAAGGCCGGGCTGCTCGGCGTCAGGCGTCTGCTGCTCGCGCACTGCGTCTGGATCGAAAAGGAGAAGCTGCCCTTCTACGCGCGCGCGAATCTTACGATCGCGCACAACCCGAAGAGCAACTTGAAGCTAGGCAGCGGCACGGCTCCCGTCGCCGCGATGAACGAGGCCGGCGCGAAGGTGGCGCTCGGCACCGACGGGGCGTCGAGCAACAACAGGCTCGACATGTGGGAGGAGATGCGCTTCGCCGCGCTGCTTCAGAAGGGAGTAAATCTGAATCCTACGCTCCTGTCGGCGGAATGCGCGCTGCGCATGGCGACGAGGAACGGCGCGGAGGCGCTGGGCTTCGACAACGTCGGGCTGATAAAGGAAGGCTTCGACGCGGACTTCCTTCTGATCGACCTCGACCGCCCCCACTACGCCGGATGGGACTGCGAAAACCTCGCCGGCTATCTCGTCTACGCTGGCTCGTCGGCCGATGTGATGACGACGGTCGTCGCGGGCGAGACCCTTTACCATAGAGGCGCGTTCTCGAAGCTCGACGCCGCCCGTATAATCGCCGAGGGCGCCGAGGCGAGAAAAAAACTTCTGTAG